The region ACGGAAGGCGCTGAGCTGCATCCGCTCCTCAATCAGAAGGCCATCGACGCGGTGTTCCATAAAGGTGAAAATCCGGCTATCGACAGCTATAGCGCGTTTTTTGATAACGGGCACCGCCAGAAGACGGCGCTGGACGCGTGGTTACGCCACCATGAAATCACCGAGCTGATTGTGATGGGCCTGGCGACGGATTACTGCGTGAAGTTCACCGTGCTGGATGCGCTCCAGTTGGGCTATTCCGTGAATGTCATCACCGACGGCTGTCGTGGGGTGAATATTCAGCCGCAGGACAGCGCCCAGGCATTTATGGATATGGCCGCGGAAGGCGCAACGCTGTATACGCTGGCTGACTGGATGGAGACGCAGGCGTAAGCGTTTTTAGCCGGGTGGCGGCTTCGCCTTACCCGGCCTACTTTCTCTGGTTTTGTAGGCCGGGTAAGGCGAAGCCGCCACCCGGCAAAACCCCCTCCCCGATCTCCCATAAAGTGAACTCCCTCGCATCACAAGCGAAACGGCAATGCTATTCTCTTCAGGCTGTTTTTTCGCCACGCCTTTTCTGTGGCGTGGTTATTTTTATTTGGTCAAAGAGGAAATTATATGAAACGTTTGCCCTTGCTGGCAGCATTACCCTTGCTTTGCGCGTCACTGGCTTCCGCCGCGCCCCTGATGTCCGTGGGCTACTTCAATGGCGGTGGCGATGTTACCGCCGGACCGGGTGGCGATATCAATAAACTCGACGTCCGCCAGATTACTCACCTCAACTACTCGTTTGGTCTGGTCTATAACAACGAGAAAGACGAAACCAACGCCGCGCTGAAGGATCCGGCAAAACTGCATCAAATCTGGTTATCACCAAAGGTGGCATCCGACCTGGCCTTAATCCCCACCCTGCGTAAACAAAATCCGAACCTGAAAGTCCTGCTTTCCGTTGGCGGCTGGGGCGCGCGTGGTTTTTCTGGCGCAGCGGCAACCAAAGAGAGCCGTGCGGTGTTTATTCGCTCCGCGCAGGAGATCGTCAATAAATACGGCCTGGACGGGATCGATTTGGACTGGGAATATCCGGTCAACGGCGCGTGGGGACTGGTCGATAGCACCCCTGCCGACAGGGATAACTTCACAGCGCTGTTAAAAGAGATGCGTGACGCGTTTGGTAAGAAAAAGCTGGTCACGATCGCGGTGGGCGCGAATGCGGAAAGTCCGAAAAGCTGGGTGGATGTGAAAGCCATTGCCCCTCTGCTCGACTACATCAACCTGATGACCTACGACATGGCATACGGGACTCAGTACTTTAACGCGAATCTGTATGACTCCAGTGCCTGGCCGACGGTGGCTGCCGCGGACAAATACAGCGTCGATTTTGTGGTGAACAACTACCTGGCCGCCGGGCTTAAGCCGCAGCAGATGAACCTCGGGATCGGTTTTTATGGCCGCGTACCGAAGCGTGCCGTTGAACCGGGCATCGACTGGAGCAAACCGGACGCGCAAAACAATCCGGTGACACAGCCCTATTTTGGACCGCAGGAGATCGGCCTGTTTAAATCGCTTGGCTATGATCTGACCAAAGACACCTACGTGAAATACAACGATATCGTCCGCAAATTGCTGAACGATCCGCAGAAACGCTTTACCGAGCACTGGGACGATCAGGCGAAGGTGCCGTGGCTGTCAGTGAAGTCTGCCGACGGGAAGGCGCTGTTTGCAATTTCGTATGAGAACCCGCGTTCCGTGGCAATCAAAGCGGATTACATCAAGGAGAAAGGTCTGGCCGGTGCCATGTTCTGGGAGTACGGGGCTGACGATGAAAACCAGCTCGCGAAACAGCTGGCGAAGTCGCTCGGGATCCCGCACTAAGGTGCCGGGTGGCGGCTTCGCCTTACCCGGCTTACATGGAACCTTTATTTGAAAGTCGCAATCGGCTTCGGCGTAATGCCGAAGTCTTCTTTTAGCTCACGCTTGCTTTTCATCACCATCTGACCGTTAGTGTCGATAGTCATATGCTGTGCGTCGGTATTGTTACGCGCCTGCCATAGCATCACCAGCTGCAAACTGTTCTCTTTTTGTTCAGGTGTGAGGGCCACACCGTCCGGCCATTTTCCCAGTTCAACGGCCGTCACCAGACGCTGATACACCTCCGGGGTCATGCCTGCAATCATGTCATCAATATTCATGATCTCTCCCTTTCAAAGGAATAATTTGCTGAATCGTTTTTTCAACCCTGGGTCTGGTCGCCGTTTTCGTCATCGGTAAAGCTCATGGAAGCCGAATTGACGCAGAAGCGCTCCCCCGTCGGCTGCGGGCCATCCGGGAAGACATGCCCGAGATGGGCGTCACAGTTCCCGCAGCGAATTTCGGTGCGCACCATGCCGTGCGAGGAGTCCGTCAGGTAACGGATCGCATCGTCGCTGACAGGCTCGTAAAAGCTTGGCCAGCCGCAGCCAGAATCATACTTAGTATGGGAGTTAAACAGCGGTGCATCACACACCAGGCAGTGGTAGACGCCTTCCCGTTTGTTGTGCAGCAAACGCCCGGAAAACGGCGGTTCTGTGCCGTGATTTTGCGTCACGTAAAACTGCATCTCTGTAAGGTTTTTTTTCAAATCGTCGGGGTTACGTTGGTTCGACATATGCTTACATCTCGCTGTTGAAACAGACATCTTTTAACCCAGATTCTAACAAAACATTAACACCCGCGCGTACACTTTTGTTCTAAACTTATGTGTCGCAAAAAGGCGGTCAGGCAATTGTGATCAATTTCACATTTTAATCCTGCGAGGCCTTTAAAATTCCGGGCGCAGCCCCCATGTGGTTGCTAGCTCAAAGGGAAAGTGAGGCGAGTCAGTCGCACAAACGTTAGTCACAGGATTGATTTGTCGCAATGATTGACACGATTCCGCTTGACGCTGCGTAAGGTTTTTGTAATTTTACAGGCAACCTTTTATTCACTAACAAATAGCTGGTGGAATATATGACTATCAAAGTAGGTATCAACGGTTTTGGCCGTATCGGCCGTATTGTTTTCCGTGCTGCTCAGAAACGTTCTGACATCGAAATCGTTGGTATCAACGATCTCCTGGACGCTGAATACATGGCGTACATGCTGAAGTACGACTCAACTCACGGTCGTTTCGACGGCACCGTTGAAGTGAAAGACGGCCACCTGGTTGTTAACGGCAAAACCATCCGCGTTACTGCTGAGAAAGACCCAGCTAACCTGAAATGGAACGAAATCGGTGTTGACGTTGTAGCTGAAGCTACCGGTATCTTCCTGACCGACGAAACTGCACGTAAACACATCACTGCGGGTGCGAAGAAAGTTGTTCTGACTGGTCCTTCCAAAGACAACACCCCAATGTTCGTTCGCGGTGCAAACTTCGAAACTTACGCTGGCCAGGACATCGTTTCCAACGCATCCTGCACCACCAACTGCCTGGCACCGCTGGCTAAAGTTATCAACGACAACTTCGGCATCATCGAAGGTCTGATGACTACCGTTCACGCGACCACTGCGACTCAGAAAACCGTTGATGGCCCGTCTCACAAAGACTGGCGCGGCGGCCGTGGCGCGGCTCAGAACATCATCCCATCTTCTACCGGTGCTGCTAAAGCAGTAGGTAAAGTACTGCCAGAACTGAATGGCAAACTGACTGGTATGGCGTTCCGCGTTCCAACTCCTAACGTATCCGTTGTTGACCTGACCGTTCGTCTGGAAAAAGCTGCTTCTTATGAAGAAATTAAGAAAGCAATCAAAGCTGCTTCCGAAGGCCCAATGAAAGGCGTTCTGGGTTACACCGAAGACGACGTTGTATCTACCGATTTCAACGGCGAAGTGTGCACTTCCGTGTTCGATGCTAAAGCAGGTATCGCACTGAACGACAACTTCGTGAAACTGGTTTCCTGGTACGACAACGAAACTGGCTACTCTAACAAAGTACTGGACCTGATCGCTCACATCTCCAAATAAGTTGAGATGAGTGCTTGATCCTAAAAGGCGACTTCGGTCGCCTTTTTTATTGTTTTCAGACAGAGGATTGCTTAATGATTAATAAAATTTTTGCACTTCCGGTAGTCGAACAACTTACCCCTGTGCTCTCCCGCCGTCAGATTGACGGTGCCGATATCATCGTCGTTGATCACCCGCGCGTTAAAGCTTCCGTCGCGCTTAATGGTGCCCACCTGCTCTCCTGGAAACCAGAAGGTGAAGAAGAAGGCCTGTGGCTGAGCGAAGCCACCTCGTTCAAAAAAGGGGCGGCGATCCGTGGTGGCGTACCCATCTGCTGGCCATGGTTTGGCCCGTCAGCGCAGCAGGGATTACCCTCTCACGGTTTCGCCCGTAATCAGCAGTGGACGCTCAAAGCCCACAACGAAGATGAAAACGGCGCGGTGTTGACCTTTGAACTTCAGGCAAATGATGAAACGCGCGCCCTGTGGCCGCACGAGTTCACGCTATATGCCCGCTTCAAGCTGGGTAAAACCTGCGAAATTGAACTGGAAGCGCACGGCGAATTCGAAACCACGTCCGCCCTGCACACCTATTTCAACGTAGGCGACATTCAGGCCGTTAAGGTGAGCGGCCTTGGCGATACCTTTATCGACAAAGTGGATAACGCGAAAGAAGGCAGACTGGACGACGGCGTGCAGACTTTCCCGGATCGTACCGACCGCGTGTACCTGCACCCGGAAGCCTGTAGCGTAATCCATGACGGCGCGCTGAACCGTGGCATCGAAGTGGTTCATCATCACCACAGCAACGTGGTGGGCTGGAACCCTGGCCCTGCCCTTTCCGTCAGCATGGCGGATATCCCGGATGACGGTTACAAGACCTTCGTGTGTGTGGAAACCGCGTGTGTGACTGCGCCGCAACAAACCAGCGAAGAAAAACCATCCCGCTTAGGCCAGACGATCAAGATTGTGAAGCGCTAATATTTTCTGCCGCATCATGAAAAAACAAACGGGGCGCAAGCGCCCCGTTTTAATGCATCACGTTCTGGTCAGAACTTGTAGGTCACGCCCACAGAGAAGATACCAGACCAGGACTTGTCGACCATCGGGCTGTCTTTCACTTCATCGCTCAGACGAATGTAACGGCCAGTACCGTATACATTCCAGTCACCGAGGAAGTTATACGAGGCGGTGAGTTCCAGGTACGGATCCCAGCCATCATCCGCGCTGTAGCTCTTCAGACCACTGCGGCGAGACTCCGCTTTAGACACGCCATAGTAGTAGTCGTTGTAATTCTCGCTGCTGTACTGCACACCGATACCCGGCGTCAGCGTCAGCGCACCGTTGGTATAGCGATAAAGCCACGCCAGATCCCAGATGAAGCCGTTGCTGTTGTCCAGGGTATCGCCCGCCAGCGCCGTGCGCAGGAAGCCATACTCGGTATTATGGACGTAAGAAAGCCCCGCCATCAGTGAGCTTCTGCGTTTGTCCAGCTGACGAAGCGCATTGCTGTCGCTGTCGCCTGGTTTAAAGTGCGTAGGATCGTAATAGGCCATGATGGAGAGCTTATCGGCCGTGTCGTTCCAGAGATAGTAGCCGCCGCCCAATCCACGGAACCAGAAGTTATCGCCTTCATAGGTGACAACGGGGATAGGATAAACGTCGCGGTCATACTGCTTGTACGGGCTGTTAATCACGCCAGCACCCGCGCCAACAGTCCACTGGCTCTCAGCCTGTACGGTGCTCGCTGCGGTAGCGGCAAAGATGCCCAATGCCAGAAGTTTGAGTTTGGTCACAATCCATTCTTTCCTGTAGTCAAATAATCAGCGGGTGAAGTGTAACCGCCATTCCCGTACATCCCAAAATTTTTTGCGCGCTAATCTATTTGATTAACCCGTTATTTTTCATTTTTCAGATGACATCCCGCTTTCATTTATGTGACCGATAAATGAAAAACCCGCTTTTCGCTTATAACCGCAGTGGAAATTTTTGGATGAGTTATTGATATGTCATTGAAAGTAGATTTTATCCGTATGCAAGTTTTGCAATTGCCATCTACGCTTTACTTTAAGAAGAGGTTTTGCTGAACACCCTGCGGTTCATAGCCTTCGACCTGGCACACAGGTTGCTGCTCTGGCAGTGCGGTGCGAAAAATTCTCTTCCGGGAGCCTCCACTACTCATACGAACGGCTCTTATCCTGTGCTAAAAAACGAAAGGACGGCATGCCATGAATATATTCGATCACTATCGCC is a window of Enterobacter hormaechei ATCC 49162 DNA encoding:
- the pncA gene encoding bifunctional nicotinamidase/pyrazinamidase, coding for MKQRALLLVDLQNDFCAGGALAVAEGDSTVDVANTLIEWCKARGEAVVASQDWHPANHGSFASQHNVEPYSQGELDGLAQTFWPDHCVQQTEGAELHPLLNQKAIDAVFHKGENPAIDSYSAFFDNGHRQKTALDAWLRHHEITELIVMGLATDYCVKFTVLDALQLGYSVNVITDGCRGVNIQPQDSAQAFMDMAAEGATLYTLADWMETQA
- a CDS encoding glycoside hydrolase family 18 protein; its protein translation is MKRLPLLAALPLLCASLASAAPLMSVGYFNGGGDVTAGPGGDINKLDVRQITHLNYSFGLVYNNEKDETNAALKDPAKLHQIWLSPKVASDLALIPTLRKQNPNLKVLLSVGGWGARGFSGAAATKESRAVFIRSAQEIVNKYGLDGIDLDWEYPVNGAWGLVDSTPADRDNFTALLKEMRDAFGKKKLVTIAVGANAESPKSWVDVKAIAPLLDYINLMTYDMAYGTQYFNANLYDSSAWPTVAAADKYSVDFVVNNYLAAGLKPQQMNLGIGFYGRVPKRAVEPGIDWSKPDAQNNPVTQPYFGPQEIGLFKSLGYDLTKDTYVKYNDIVRKLLNDPQKRFTEHWDDQAKVPWLSVKSADGKALFAISYENPRSVAIKADYIKEKGLAGAMFWEYGADDENQLAKQLAKSLGIPH
- a CDS encoding YeaC family protein, whose translation is MNIDDMIAGMTPEVYQRLVTAVELGKWPDGVALTPEQKENSLQLVMLWQARNNTDAQHMTIDTNGQMVMKSKRELKEDFGITPKPIATFK
- the msrB gene encoding peptide-methionine (R)-S-oxide reductase MsrB, encoding MSNQRNPDDLKKNLTEMQFYVTQNHGTEPPFSGRLLHNKREGVYHCLVCDAPLFNSHTKYDSGCGWPSFYEPVSDDAIRYLTDSSHGMVRTEIRCGNCDAHLGHVFPDGPQPTGERFCVNSASMSFTDDENGDQTQG
- the gapA gene encoding glyceraldehyde-3-phosphate dehydrogenase gives rise to the protein MTIKVGINGFGRIGRIVFRAAQKRSDIEIVGINDLLDAEYMAYMLKYDSTHGRFDGTVEVKDGHLVVNGKTIRVTAEKDPANLKWNEIGVDVVAEATGIFLTDETARKHITAGAKKVVLTGPSKDNTPMFVRGANFETYAGQDIVSNASCTTNCLAPLAKVINDNFGIIEGLMTTVHATTATQKTVDGPSHKDWRGGRGAAQNIIPSSTGAAKAVGKVLPELNGKLTGMAFRVPTPNVSVVDLTVRLEKAASYEEIKKAIKAASEGPMKGVLGYTEDDVVSTDFNGEVCTSVFDAKAGIALNDNFVKLVSWYDNETGYSNKVLDLIAHISK
- a CDS encoding D-hexose-6-phosphate mutarotase codes for the protein MINKIFALPVVEQLTPVLSRRQIDGADIIVVDHPRVKASVALNGAHLLSWKPEGEEEGLWLSEATSFKKGAAIRGGVPICWPWFGPSAQQGLPSHGFARNQQWTLKAHNEDENGAVLTFELQANDETRALWPHEFTLYARFKLGKTCEIELEAHGEFETTSALHTYFNVGDIQAVKVSGLGDTFIDKVDNAKEGRLDDGVQTFPDRTDRVYLHPEACSVIHDGALNRGIEVVHHHHSNVVGWNPGPALSVSMADIPDDGYKTFVCVETACVTAPQQTSEEKPSRLGQTIKIVKR
- a CDS encoding MipA/OmpV family protein, with the protein product MTKLKLLALGIFAATAASTVQAESQWTVGAGAGVINSPYKQYDRDVYPIPVVTYEGDNFWFRGLGGGYYLWNDTADKLSIMAYYDPTHFKPGDSDSNALRQLDKRRSSLMAGLSYVHNTEYGFLRTALAGDTLDNSNGFIWDLAWLYRYTNGALTLTPGIGVQYSSENYNDYYYGVSKAESRRSGLKSYSADDGWDPYLELTASYNFLGDWNVYGTGRYIRLSDEVKDSPMVDKSWSGIFSVGVTYKF